One window of Catonella massiliensis genomic DNA carries:
- a CDS encoding TIGR03943 family putative permease subunit — protein MNQEKDIPVYMFTGMLESGKTAFLRDTLEGGEFEDGNKSLFILCEEGEIELSEKLLKRNKMSTVVVEDKEDITEEFLKNLEKEYNPDRVVIENNGMWIPQEIIDEFPENWMLVQCINLIDGSTFESYLQNMGSFVMEQVKPADLVVFNRVTDNEVRGGYRRRIKALNRKAQILYEDEKGNLDDAYVESLPFDTDKPVIELEDDDFGLWYMDAMDHPEKYKGKTMKFRALIYRDKNFPEDKLVPGRFAMTCCAADVQFIGFVCHAPNASEFAQKDWAYIEAEARFEYCKDYKGKGIVLYAKEPLKRAEAGEQLVYFT, from the coding sequence ATGAATCAGGAAAAAGATATACCTGTATATATGTTTACAGGTATGCTTGAGAGTGGAAAGACCGCATTTTTAAGGGATACCTTAGAGGGCGGTGAGTTTGAAGATGGCAACAAATCCCTTTTCATACTGTGTGAAGAGGGCGAAATCGAGCTGTCAGAGAAACTCTTAAAGCGGAATAAAATGTCTACAGTTGTAGTAGAAGACAAGGAAGATATAACTGAGGAATTCTTAAAAAACCTTGAAAAGGAATATAACCCTGATAGGGTGGTAATCGAGAACAATGGTATGTGGATTCCGCAGGAGATTATAGATGAATTCCCTGAGAATTGGATGCTTGTACAGTGTATCAATCTTATAGACGGCTCTACCTTTGAGAGCTACCTACAGAATATGGGAAGCTTTGTTATGGAGCAGGTTAAGCCTGCCGACCTAGTTGTATTTAACAGGGTTACTGACAATGAGGTAAGGGGAGGCTATAGGAGGCGTATAAAGGCACTAAACAGAAAGGCTCAGATCCTCTATGAGGATGAAAAAGGAAACCTCGATGATGCCTATGTGGAGAGCCTGCCATTTGATACAGACAAACCTGTAATTGAGCTTGAGGATGATGACTTTGGACTCTGGTACATGGATGCCATGGATCATCCTGAAAAGTATAAGGGAAAGACTATGAAGTTTAGGGCGCTTATCTACAGGGATAAGAATTTCCCTGAAGATAAGCTGGTTCCCGGAAGATTTGCAATGACCTGTTGTGCAGCAGACGTACAGTTCATAGGCTTTGTCTGCCACGCACCCAATGCGTCAGAGTTTGCACAGAAAGACTGGGCTTATATAGAGGCAGAGGCAAGGTTTGAATACTGCAAAGACTACAAGGGCAAGGGAATAGTGCTCTATGCCAAAGAACCTCTTAAGAGGGCTGAGGCAGGGGAGCAGTTGGTTTATTTTACATAA
- a CDS encoding AraC family transcriptional regulator, with product MSKKKNTVIELRYYEKPIKEPVLAMLGESWIREYGKDTNGEMINNLHFHNLMEIGCCISGEGEMILDGESKKYKAGNFTIIPINFPHNTVSKKGTKSYWEYIFCDPEDILNRAFPNNRPFVESTLKRLNSKVYFCHSEKEPELYSVIKSIFEEMRNKKAYYCEKTIMLCNSLFFEVARKNTSDTSAETEYRDMSVISAAISYIGKNYAKPIRIKDVADSCNMSETNFRRLFSAYMGRTPLEYFNLIRINKACELIKSTLYSMEDIAMKVGYSQMSTFNRNFKKIIGESPYRWKRNPANFESKLLKASVSTKKGW from the coding sequence ATGTCAAAAAAGAAAAATACTGTCATAGAGCTTAGATACTATGAAAAACCGATTAAAGAGCCTGTGCTTGCCATGCTTGGGGAGAGCTGGATAAGGGAATACGGGAAAGATACAAATGGTGAAATGATTAACAACCTGCATTTTCATAACCTCATGGAGATAGGCTGCTGTATATCAGGTGAGGGAGAGATGATACTTGATGGAGAAAGCAAAAAATATAAGGCAGGTAATTTTACCATTATTCCAATTAACTTTCCTCATAATACCGTAAGTAAAAAAGGAACTAAAAGCTACTGGGAATATATATTTTGTGATCCGGAAGACATCTTAAACAGGGCATTTCCAAACAACAGACCGTTTGTTGAAAGCACCTTAAAAAGGCTGAATAGTAAGGTATATTTTTGTCATAGTGAAAAGGAGCCGGAACTATACAGTGTGATAAAGTCTATCTTTGAGGAGATGAGAAATAAAAAAGCGTATTACTGTGAAAAAACAATCATGCTTTGTAATTCTTTGTTTTTTGAGGTGGCAAGAAAGAATACAAGTGATACTTCAGCTGAAACTGAGTACAGGGATATGAGCGTTATATCTGCTGCAATATCATACATAGGCAAGAATTATGCAAAACCGATAAGGATAAAGGATGTGGCAGATAGCTGCAATATGAGTGAGACTAACTTTAGAAGGCTGTTTTCTGCATATATGGGGCGTACCCCCTTAGAATATTTCAATCTGATTAGAATAAATAAAGCCTGTGAGCTGATAAAATCAACTCTGTACTCCATGGAAGATATTGCAATGAAGGTGGGGTATTCTCAGATGTCTACTTTCAACAGGAACTTTAAGAAAATAATAGGAGAATCTCCTTATAGGTGGAAGAGAAATCCTGCCAATTTTGAAAGCAAACTATTAAAAGCAAGTGTATCAACTAAAAAAGGCTGGTAA